The sequence CATCATAGTGCACAAGGCACAAAACACAACAAATGTGGTGTccccaaaaaatgtaatattttggaaaaaaaataaaattctatatACTGCATGGCACAAACACAGTGCATTTTACATGCAGAAGATTTAATTTTTTCCTAACCCCAGCAATAAATAGCTTGTCTAGAAGTTCTTTGCATCCCAAAATCCCTGATGAAAACACATTTAGACCTAAAATTGGCTGGTCATGAAGGAGTTAACTGGTTGGCCATGTTattatactgctattttactttgTATTGGGTAATTCTATAAAGGTCACTATGGATTTTGCCTTCAGTGAATGCCTGTACACATTTTGCGGTTGCACTTGCAAAGTCTTTTATGTTGTGTGAAAGGGCACGTTACAATGTAATGTACAGAGGTTACACCCTCCTTGTAGGAGTATTCAGAAAAGAATGGCCATTGCTTTGGAATGGGTTGACACTAAATTGATCAGGGGCAGAGTGTTTATTAAATGGTCATGGTGATCCTACACCAGAAACCATACCCCTGTAAGTCATCattgtctctgtgtttgtgtgggtttcctccgagtcctccggtttcctcccacactctaaaacatactggtaggttgattagattgtgagccccattggggacagggactgatttggcaaactctgtgcagtgctgcgtaatctgtgtacgctatatatatgtaaaggaattattattattttgtattccAGGTAAAATCAAGCTTGGTGATGAACATTGTCAGCTCTTTAGCTGCATTCTGTGGAGTATCCCTTTCAGCAATTGATCTTGGCCCAGGATTTTACCACGTTCCACGCTTCTTGATTGGACCATATTGCGCACATTATAAAGGAGATACACAATGTTTAGGAGACTTTTCTCCCCTGGTAAGATTTCTTTTCATTGTAGCACTAAATAGAGATGAATGAGAATGTGATGTAGCTGTAAAACAATGGTTGTGTGTACATCCTTCAGACATGTAGTTTGTAGTTTTGTGCTTGATCATGTAACACTTAAGAATTTTATAATATCTGTCTCTTTTATTTTTCTCTTCTCTTTCAGGCTATTTGTGTTGGTACTTTAATcctttttttaatgcttttttttctGATGTTTTGCATTAATATATCGACATGTGTGTTTGCATGCAAGACTGTCTGCCGATCATCTTTTCAGGAAATGGTATGTTACTAATTTTAGTATCTCATTTATTAAAAGGtgattaaaggaattgtccagtttcggcaaataaatgttatcggggtcatttatcatagaattttctcttttattttttttttcttgcaactttttttgccaCATTTGGTGTATTTGTGCGATTTTTCCACTTGCCTTGCAAAGTTAGCTacgcaagaatttttcagtgttgcacctgatatatcatcaaaatccagatgtgaacatatgaaaaagttgcaattttggagCAAATCAAGGTTAAAAAGTTGCAAGTTAACTCCAGTCCTGACCAGgagtaggaaaaactttagaagttgcagaagagtttgagacatttgtgtgactttttattaaaaagtcgcaaaatccCCATAAATAGACCAACAGGtccaaaacctggaaaaaaaaacaagaaaagacactCACAAATGtcatgactaaagataaatgacccccattgcttacataatgaaaagttacacaattgtcCTAtgtactttcagtatcaatttcttacggttttctagatctctgcttgctgtcattctataggaagcttcattgtttcattccagtggatagaaatctgtccctggatcatgtgatgtcacacaggagcacggctcgttataacacacagctctgatatactgaatggtgtacctgtgtgacatcacatgacccagggatataacgagccgtgcacctgtgtgacatcacatgaccatggacaaatttATATGCaaagaaaataaacaataaagcttccagatgaattacagcaagcacagatctagGAAACAGGGAGGAAATGATATAGAAagaatattgtaaaattgtaacttttcattacacaaacaataagatTTATGTgatgaaactggacaacccctttaatgtattctATGTTTGTCAAACATGTGTATGAATAAAAGGAATCGTTGGCGGGGGTGGCGGAGTTGGGATTTTTTCGTACCTACCAATAAAATAATAAGGATAGATTTTATGTAAGTTATTAAAAAGGAAATAATATTTATAATGAGATGGATACCCTAAACTGTGCAACCCTAAACTGAACAATAAGCAAAAATACTTCAAATAAACTAATGAGATAAATGGATAGACTCTTGTATACTTTTAGATGACTATATCGTTGTCAATCAAATGTGGTGTTTCACTTGCGCAATAACAATGTGATTTATTCCAGACTGTGGTCATCTATCAAACCACGTCTTTGAACGTATCTGACACAAGCAGAGATGCTCCTCTTGTTTCTACAGCAGCCTTGACATCATAGAGACGCAGAGATGAAGCCATCAGACACTGTCATACGGCCACTGCAGGAATACTGGACATTTGCACTAGATATAATGCACTATTTGAACAACATATTCTATTACCAATATACTATTACCAACACAAATTATATTCTGTAGTGTCAGTCCAAGTGATAATCTAAATTGAAATAAAGAAATGAATAAtggattttattaaatttttactcTCTCCCCTTTATGAAGCTCCGTTGAtcgtattattatttatttatttatattatttatttagttttccATTCTTTTAACTTGTGATGAGTTTGTGTGGTCATCACGCATAAgcagtgctgcagtgtaaagcataggGTAAAGAAAGCTTAGCTGCTTGACTTGAAAAAGGAGATGAAGATAATCTCCACCAGGACAGCCACCAGTGGTAAGAGATTTGATTATTGTATTCTGAGCCATAGTATAACTTTTTTATCAATGAATTCAGAGGTCTTTATTTACATAAATGAGTTATTGGTGGACCCATATCTATAtactatttactaagggccttatAAATATCCTTATAAATATCATGGGAGCAACATGCACTATAATTTATTATGCAGGGGTCATTATATCAGATTCTATTCTGAGCTCTAGATACTATGTACTACGGTTATAGCATAGCTCCCTACCGTCCTGGATTCGGCAGGACAGTCCCAGTGTTTGGGCTCTGTCCTGCCGTCTCAGGCAGTAGGTAGGATGTCCCCTGCTCTTCTTCAATGTCCAGACACACTAGAGGTGCAGAGCCGAGACTGGTAGCTCCTGCTGCCTACACTCTGTGTAAAGAAAAAAACTTGACTCACCTTTCCATTGTTTCCCCGTAGTCTCGCTTTCTCGACTACCCGGGAATCTGAGGTTATGAGGAGAAGACGGCAAGTCCGTCCAAGAGGAGGAGCTATGTCGGATGGCCCCGCCTACCCTTCTCCTCATCATCTCGGaaccctggggagaggaggaaacaGGACTCTAGGTGAAAGATGGAAAGCTAAGTAAGGTTTTTTTTAAGTAAGGGAAGAGAGACCACAATaagtgaggatggaggacaggggccaaaaTATTCcaaggatggaggaggacaggggccacagtgTTCAGaagagggaggccacaatatgaggggtgtgGAGGACAGATGGCCCCAATATGAtgggggagggaggccacaatatgaggagggatggaggacaggggactacaggaggaggctaggggacagggggctccaggaggaggctgaaggagaggaggccacaggaggaggctagaggacaaggGGCTTCAGGAGAAGGCTAAAGGacgagagggcacaggaggaggttcCAGGAgaagtctggaggacaggaggaggatggaggacaggaggtcacaggagaagactggaggacaggaggaggctggagggcaggaggaaacaggaggaggctggagaacagggggcCAAAGGAGGAggttgaaggacaggaggccacaggaggaggatggaggacaggaagcctgaggaggaggctggaagacagggggccagatgaggaggctggaagacagggggccagaggaggaggctggaagacagggggccaGAGGAGGAGGCTAAAGGTGATACAccgacatacacacacagcaccatACTCCTACaccatatacagtgcctacaagtagtattcaaccccctgcagatttagcaggtttgataagaagcaaataagttagagccttcaaacttcaaacaagagcaggatttattaacagatgcataaatcttacaaaccaaaaagttatgttgctcagttaaattttaatacattttaaacataaaagtatgggtcaattattattcaacccctcaaaccaccagaattctgtttggttcccctaaagtattaagaagtagttcaggcacaaagaacaatgagcttctcatgtttggattaattatctgttttccagccttttctgtctatttaagaccctccccaaacttgtgaacagcactcatacatggtcaacattggaaagacaaaggagcattccaaggccattagagacaagattgtggagggtcacaaggagtacaaaaccctttccaaggagttgggcctaactgtctccactgttgggagcatcatccagaagtggaaggcttatggaactactgttagccttccacggccgggacagcctttgaaagtttcctcccatgccgaggccaggcttgtccgaagagtcaaggctaacccaaggacaacaaggaaggagctccgggaagttCTCATGGCAgttggggacattggtttcagtcaataccataagtaacgtactccaccgcaatggtctccgttccagacgagcacgtaaggtacctttactttcaaagcgtcatgtcaaggcttgtttacagtttgctcatgatcacttggaggactctaaGACAGACTGGTTCagggttctctggtctgatgagaccaaaatcgagatctttggtgccaaccacacacgtgacacttggagactggatggcactgcatacgaccccaagaatatcatccctacagtcaagcatggtggcggcagcatcatgctgtggggctgcttctcagccaaggggcctggccatctggtccgcatccatgggaagatggatagcacggcctacttggagattttggccaagaacctccgctcctccatcaaggatcttaagatgcgtcgtcatttcatcttccaacaagacaacgacccaaagcacacagccaagaaaaccaaggcctggttcaagagggaaaaaatcaaggtgttgcagtggcctagtcagtctcctgaccttaacccaattgaaaacttgtggaaggagctcaagattaaagtccacatgagacacccaaagaacctagataacttggagaataTCTGCAtagaggagtgggccaagataactccagagacctgtgccggcctgatcaggtcttataaaagacaattattagctgtaattacaaacaagggttattccacaaaatattaaacccaggggttgaataataactgacccatacttttatgtttaaaatttattaaaatataactaagcaacataactttttggtttgtaagatttatgcatctgttaataaatcctgctcttgtttgaagtttgaaggttctaacttatttgcttcttatcaaacctgctaaatctgcagggggttgaatactacttgtaggcactgtatgtatagtccagctgcagcctccactcactaaaatgtccagctgcagcctccactcactcaaatgtccagctgcagcctccactcactcaaatgtccagctgcagcctccactcactcaaatgtccagctgcagcctccactcactcaaatgtccagctgcagcctccactcactcaaatgtccagctgcagcctccactcactcaaatgtccagctgcagcctccactcactcaaATGTCCAGCTGCATCCTCCATTAAAATAACTAGCAGCAACCCCCaatcaataaaaagtacaacagcAGCCTCCACTAGATAAAAAGTACAACAGCAGCCTCCACTAAGTAAAATTACCAGCAGCAGACTCCactcaataaaaagtacagcagcggcctccactcaataaaaagtacagcagcggcctccactcaataaaatcacCAGCTGCAGCTTCCACTCAATGAAATGACCAGCTGCAGCCTCCGCTCACGGTGCGTTCACATATAGTGTTTTGGGAATGTGCttttaaacacatgcgtttgAACGCAAGCGTTTTACATATTTACCATTCATTGCTAGAAGTGTTAGCAGCAATGAtgaaaaatgctttcaaagcaATCAAAAGCATGGTAACATGTAACGCATCCCAAAAACGCCATACATGTATGTGAACGCCCCATGTATGTGAGTGAGGGAGGGTGGCGGCGCAACAATCATGATCGCAGAGGATTTGACCAGATggatggggcctggggatggATGGGGCCTGGGGATACAAGCTGCCTCTTCCCCCACTCACAATTCACAAGCCCCCTCCCCCACTCACAATATAAAAGCCACCACTCACAATTTACAAGCTCCCACTCAAAATATACAAGCTCCCCCCACTCACAATATACAAGCCCCCATCCCCACTCACAATGTACAAGCACCCTCCCCTACTCACAATATACAAGCCTCTTTCCCCCACTTTCCAGCACTCATCTCATCTTCTTCCAAGCTTGCAGGCCCGGGCTGTGCTGTATGGGTCTGGCCTGCTGTGTCAGGCTGCAGCCggtctgtgtaatgtgcagagtgAAGGAAGCTGGAGCTGCCAGGAGCTCAGCGCTGGGACTAGCATCTGCAGGGGAAGACAGGCTGCCTGGACTGCCACTCCTCCATTTTGCATCCATAAAATTAGGTTAGATTATCATATGGATGCAGTGAATGAGGACAGTGCAGGCAGCCCATATACAGGGAGCAGGAACTGCCTGGTACGGTCACAGCCCATCACTgtaaggagggagggagagataGGCCCCATCAGCTGTTTGAGAGCTGCTccagccccctcatattgtagccccctgtTATcctccctcctcatattgtggacacctgtcttccatcctcctcatattgggggacatttactatggcgtttccgccagttttgtggcgctctcaccacatgttctgctctcagacctatttattagctggcggcgccagaaaaaatgactttttccgtctgctccgactcttctccgtaaaggggcgtggctttggcggagtggaaactcagacacaattaatatgtgtcgcagacctttttgggcgctgtaaactggcggaaagtagaccaaaagaaaactggtctagcagggactgttggacacatttctggtgctcgggacagattttggtcccgggagacagaaaatggtctcggcggcagaaatgtctctgcacagctccacagtattaaatgtgtatcttctttcccagagcaggtcggtaacaaagccagtgcagacaccgacactttaagtaaatgtcccccattgtgtcttcctgccctccatcttccctcatatggtggcccctTTTCTACATCATCCCTAATAttatggccttctgtcctccatcctccctcatattgtagccccctgtcctcccccataAGAAGCAAAGTAATGGAGGTCATCTGTCTCTTGGGGGACATTTCATGGCGGGGGTCTACTATGGACATTTCAATGGAGGGgcactgctgtgaacatttctttgggggggctctgctgtggaccttCCATTGGGCACAGGGgtcactgctgtggacatttcattaaaggaaatcttaaggatcaagatgaagaagatGTTAGGTGAGAATGTTTAGATTCACTTTAGTTTATTACAGTGGTAGATTTTCCTCAATTGTGGGGGCTGTGTTAATTTTATTGTTGAGTGGAAGCTGTTTCTGGACATTTAATTGATGAGGgaaggctactggacattttattaaccccttaatgatgcgTCGCcttatatggttagaacttttgaacactgttacctaTCTAATcgattattagatttttttttccctcacatgttgtacttcattttagtggtaaatattggctgataagtttggagtttatatacaaaaaaaatgaaacatttgcaacatatgttttctgatcactttttattgcattatttGTGGAATTAAATAGGTAATATTCATAATTTTTAGCGgctttttcagcaatttttttttttacgcgtttattgtacaggttttaattttttactgttattctactgGTTGTTacagacacggtgatactatatatgtggggtttgtgttatgatttagactttttgtgtgcattatatgtctctttatatgttatggagctaatgggcatttttattgatttattaccgtatatactcgtgtataagctgagtttttcagcacaaaaaatgtgctgaaaattctcaacttggcttatacatgagtcaatgcagccagcccagcacttaaaaaaaaaaaaacttatatactcaccccatTGCTCCCccactgctcccccaatgtccatgctgctcccccgatgtcagcgcggtcctcttctgtcttccgacTTCTTatgtcttcggtaacatcctgcagggtgccgccatgtttttctcacgCCCTGCGCATAGTATGGCGTCAACAGCGGCCGCGTCATCCTATGCGCCTGCTGGCCAAAAAGAACATGGCCGCGCCATGCAGGATGTTATCGAAGACATAAGAGGACCCGCTCTgatatcgggggagcagcgcaacaccgggggagcagcactgagcATCGGGGCCGTTGGAGGGTGAAtatataggtttattttttttttaatgctgggctcgctgcatactactgggggaaggctgggctggctgtatactactggagcaggctgggctggctgtatactactgggggcaggctgggggctgggctggctgttttctactgggggcaggctggctgttactactgggggctggctgtatactactggggactggctgtatactactgggggcaggctggctgtatacaaccgggggcaggctggctgtatactactgggggcagactggctgtatactactgggggcttgctggctatataatgggggggggggtctgtgatcaatgcatttccctccctcggcttatactcgagtcaataggttttcccagtttttggtggtaaaattaggggtctcgacttatactcgggtcggcttatacgcgagtatatacaataatttatttttttattgaattacatttttttttacttttttattagttccaccatggaACATGAACAAACAATCATCTGATTTCTTGTTCAGGATAatgctctgcaatactaatgtattgcagggtattagctatgTCTGCCGATGCACGTGCATAGGCTGAAACTGAGACTTTAGGATGACGTCATAGACACCATCTTACAGGTACAGcctgcaggcagccctggggtcctgatcagactTCAAGGCTGCCATAGGAATGATCGGCACCCCCCGAAGACGGTGGGGGCAGATCGTGGGGCAGAGACCTTTAGAAGGCAGTCTAAA comes from Engystomops pustulosus chromosome 6, aEngPut4.maternal, whole genome shotgun sequence and encodes:
- the LOC140135100 gene encoding membrane-spanning 4-domains subfamily A member 4A-like isoform X1 — translated: MSSMVEDAGGFVIISKVRPQNDQENGPEEAQPYSAPAGLPKPVVVFYRGEPEVLGTTQIFSGILLISMGIVLTIVDSKTKFYSGIVILCGIPLWSGILFIISGKLSVQASVKPTVGKVKSSLVMNIVSSLAAFCGVSLSAIDLGPGFYHVPRFLIGPYCAHYKGDTQCLGDFSPLAICVGTLILFLMLFFLMFCINISTCVFACKTVCRSSFQEMTVVIYQTTSLNVSDTSRDAPLVSTAALTS
- the LOC140135100 gene encoding uncharacterized protein isoform X3; translated protein: MSSMVEDAGGFVIISKVRPQNDQENGPEEAQPYSAPAGLPKPVVVFYRGEPEVLGFIISGKLSVQASVKPTVGKVKSSLVMNIVSSLAAFCGVSLSAIDLGPGFYHVPRFLIGPYCAHYKGDTQCLGDFSPLAICVGTLILFLMLFFLMFCINISTCVFACKTVCRSSFQEMTVVIYQTTSLNVSDTSRDAPLVSTAALTS